A genomic segment from Streptomyces sp. NBC_00237 encodes:
- a CDS encoding ABC transporter ATP-binding protein — MAVTDSAAAPSATRPPRPTPGTKPTTTSLLRPYAGNFAALVAFQVTGALAGLAPLLAVVELARTMLAPGPPDSGHVWNLVLLGVTGLLVRLLCTSASSAIGHVLDGRVQLTFRRRLAEQLGRVPIGWFSRRRTGELAKVVGEDVSAVHPFVAHAPGELVSAFVVPLASLGYLLTVDWRLTLITLIPVVLAVAFVPLMMTPARQREQADFDAGTGRIAHSVVEFVEGIAVVKAFGGSGRAHAAFRTAADVFVTTFTRWVRGVARPAAAMQFALSPPFVMLTVLTGGAVLITGGRLAPADLVPFLLLGLGLTAPLAALGHGFDDLQTARRAVGRIRDVLGVEPLSQPPHPRTPQGHRVELHDVHFAYEADAPTGPDASGTPGGPDEADAPTGPDASGTPGGPDEADAPTGPDAPTGPHASGAPGADSREVPREVLRGIDLVLEPGTVTAVVGPSGSGKSTLVQLLPRFFDPTRGSVRLGGVDLRDIAARDLYRTVSFVFQDVRLLRASLADNIALAVPHADRDAVVRAAELAHIHDRILQLPRGYDSVIGEDAGLSGGEAQRVALARALLADAPVLVLDEATAFADPQTEQAVRHALASRGGDRTVLVIAHRLETIADADTVVLLDHGRIVASGPPTQLLTTPGPFTSFWKSHLPPTPGGADPLAPAHPTDIPPTDTPPTDTPHPTTSRPTPDGAEPRPTPTGAPQGDDPR; from the coding sequence ATGGCCGTCACCGACTCTGCCGCAGCTCCCTCAGCGACGCGGCCCCCGCGCCCGACACCCGGGACGAAGCCGACCACGACTTCGCTCCTGCGCCCGTACGCAGGGAACTTCGCCGCCCTCGTGGCCTTCCAGGTGACCGGCGCCCTCGCGGGTCTCGCCCCGCTGCTTGCGGTCGTCGAGCTGGCGCGCACGATGCTGGCGCCGGGGCCGCCCGACTCCGGCCACGTCTGGAACCTCGTACTCCTGGGCGTCACGGGCCTGTTAGTACGGCTGCTCTGCACGTCGGCCTCCTCCGCGATCGGCCATGTCCTGGACGGGCGCGTGCAGTTGACGTTCCGCAGGCGGCTCGCCGAGCAGTTGGGCCGCGTCCCGATCGGCTGGTTCTCCCGGCGCAGGACCGGCGAACTCGCCAAGGTGGTGGGGGAGGACGTCTCGGCCGTGCACCCCTTCGTCGCCCACGCCCCCGGCGAACTGGTCTCCGCCTTCGTGGTCCCCCTCGCCTCGCTCGGCTACCTCCTCACCGTCGACTGGCGGCTCACCCTGATCACCCTGATTCCGGTGGTGCTCGCCGTCGCGTTCGTGCCGCTGATGATGACTCCGGCCCGACAGCGCGAGCAGGCCGACTTCGACGCGGGCACGGGGCGGATCGCGCACTCCGTCGTCGAGTTCGTCGAGGGCATCGCGGTGGTCAAGGCATTCGGCGGGTCAGGGCGCGCGCACGCCGCGTTCCGTACGGCCGCCGACGTCTTCGTCACCACCTTCACCCGGTGGGTGCGCGGTGTGGCCCGCCCCGCCGCGGCCATGCAGTTCGCCCTGTCGCCGCCCTTCGTGATGCTGACCGTCCTGACCGGCGGGGCCGTCCTGATCACGGGCGGCCGACTGGCCCCGGCCGACCTCGTGCCCTTCCTTCTCCTGGGCCTCGGACTGACGGCCCCGCTCGCCGCTCTCGGCCACGGCTTCGACGACCTCCAGACCGCCCGCCGCGCGGTCGGCCGCATCCGTGACGTCCTGGGGGTCGAACCGCTGTCCCAGCCACCACACCCGCGGACCCCCCAGGGCCACCGGGTGGAACTGCACGACGTCCACTTCGCCTACGAGGCCGACGCGCCCACCGGCCCCGACGCATCCGGCACCCCCGGCGGACCCGACGAGGCCGACGCGCCCACCGGCCCCGACGCATCCGGCACCCCCGGCGGACCCGACGAGGCCGACGCGCCCACCGGCCCCGACGCGCCCACCGGACCCCACGCGTCCGGCGCCCCCGGCGCGGACTCCCGCGAAGTCCCCCGCGAGGTCCTGCGCGGCATCGACCTCGTGCTCGAACCCGGCACGGTCACCGCCGTCGTGGGCCCCTCGGGCAGTGGCAAGTCCACCCTCGTCCAGCTCCTCCCGCGCTTCTTCGACCCCACCCGCGGCTCGGTGCGCCTCGGCGGCGTCGACCTGCGCGACATCGCCGCCCGCGACCTGTACCGCACGGTCTCCTTCGTCTTCCAGGACGTACGGCTGCTGCGTGCGTCCCTCGCCGACAACATCGCCCTCGCCGTCCCGCACGCCGACCGAGACGCCGTCGTCCGGGCCGCCGAGCTGGCGCACATCCACGACCGCATCCTCCAACTGCCGCGCGGTTACGACTCGGTGATCGGCGAGGACGCCGGGCTCTCCGGCGGCGAGGCCCAACGCGTCGCCCTCGCCCGCGCCCTCCTCGCCGACGCGCCCGTCCTGGTGCTCGACGAGGCCACCGCGTTCGCCGACCCCCAGACCGAACAAGCCGTGCGGCACGCCCTGGCGAGCCGGGGCGGCGACCGTACGGTCCTGGTCATCGCCCACCGCCTGGAGACGATCGCCGACGCCGACACGGTCGTCCTGCTGGACCACGGCCGCATCGTCGCATCCGGCCCACCGACCCAACTCCTCACCACCCCGGGCCCCTTCACCTCCTTCTGGAAATCCCACCTCCCACCGACCCCCGGCGGAGCCGACCCCCTCGCCCCCGCCCATCCCACCGACATCCCACCCACCGACACCCCACCCACCGACACCCCCCACCCCACCACCTCCCGCCCCACCCCCGACGGAGCCGAACCCCGCCCCACCCCCACCGGAGCCCCGCAAGGAGACGACCCCCGATGA
- a CDS encoding TetR/AcrR family transcriptional regulator C-terminal domain-containing protein: MQPTPDSGKAGRPDTGRSGKVGRPPRLSLDAILATAGRILDTEGAGALSMRRLARELNSTPMSLYHHVQDKDDLLMLLLDAYAQDIPRPELPDEPREKLAVCARTFHDILADRPWIVEVLSSDAFASVSAMWMVEGVVDALIGCGLTPEDAAYAYRVIWTYTVGELTLLHRERPRERDRPTRLELTMASLDAEEFPRLAAFGGRWNEVTAADDHHRGLEAVIDGLLAQA, translated from the coding sequence GTGCAGCCCACACCCGATTCCGGCAAGGCAGGGCGTCCGGACACCGGCCGTTCGGGCAAGGTCGGCCGCCCGCCCCGGCTTTCCCTCGACGCGATCCTCGCCACCGCCGGGCGCATCCTCGACACGGAGGGGGCCGGGGCACTGTCCATGCGCCGCCTGGCGCGGGAGCTCAACAGCACGCCGATGTCCCTGTACCACCACGTACAGGACAAGGACGATCTGCTGATGCTGCTCCTGGACGCGTACGCCCAGGACATTCCGCGACCCGAGCTGCCCGATGAGCCCCGCGAGAAGCTGGCCGTCTGTGCGCGGACGTTCCACGACATCCTGGCGGACCGCCCCTGGATCGTGGAGGTGCTGTCCTCCGACGCCTTCGCGAGCGTCTCCGCGATGTGGATGGTGGAGGGCGTGGTCGACGCACTGATCGGGTGCGGCCTCACTCCGGAGGACGCGGCGTACGCCTACCGCGTCATCTGGACGTACACCGTCGGGGAACTGACCCTGCTCCACCGGGAGCGGCCCCGGGAGCGGGACAGGCCCACGCGGCTGGAGCTCACCATGGCGTCCTTGGACGCGGAGGAGTTCCCGAGGCTCGCCGCCTTCGGGGGCCGGTGGAACGAAGTGACCGCGGCGGACGACCACCACCGTGGCCTGGAGGCCGTGATCGACGGGCTGCTCGCCCAGGCGTGA
- a CDS encoding cation:proton antiporter, whose protein sequence is MELHGLLPAQLAHTGAALLAVTLLAVAGRSAARWLRLPSVIGEVTVGLLVGPLVLALFGRELFGVMLPGAVLENLKVVGQAGLVLFLVGLTHKLRSNGQDGPDGQDGPGGPRPSRRALSALAGWALVLPLVAGLLLVAVIEVSGDGAARGTAPLPAFVVMVAVAMSITAVPVLSRILVDRGMTDTAAGNLALGAALVIDGVGWVLLTVAVGLGTGQAGGPVGAAQALLFAGVVALALRAVLRAAAVRRFFGERPGLAAPLIASVALATALETERLGMTAVVGAALVGLGVPRGGQGAEPWEGAVARVSRAGLALTPVFFVVTGVTVLTGAFAATSWTLIAATLVLGLAGKLTGGYWGARSAGLGTADALRVGALMNTRGLTELIVLQAGHRAGILSAPLMLALVVMALVTTAATGPLLGLVNRTAGRSGPVDGIAVPAR, encoded by the coding sequence ATGGAACTTCACGGACTGCTCCCGGCACAGCTCGCCCACACCGGGGCCGCGCTCCTGGCGGTGACCCTGCTGGCGGTCGCCGGGCGGAGCGCGGCCCGGTGGCTTCGGCTGCCCTCGGTCATCGGGGAGGTGACGGTGGGGTTGCTGGTGGGGCCCCTGGTGCTGGCGCTGTTCGGGCGGGAGCTGTTCGGGGTGATGCTGCCGGGGGCGGTGCTGGAGAACCTCAAGGTGGTCGGACAGGCCGGTCTCGTGCTCTTCCTGGTGGGGCTGACGCACAAGCTCCGGTCGAACGGTCAGGACGGGCCGGACGGTCAGGACGGGCCTGGCGGGCCTCGGCCGTCGCGGCGGGCGCTGTCCGCGCTGGCCGGGTGGGCGCTCGTACTGCCCCTGGTGGCGGGGCTGTTGCTGGTCGCGGTGATCGAGGTCAGCGGGGACGGGGCGGCGCGGGGGACGGCTCCCCTTCCGGCGTTCGTCGTGATGGTGGCCGTGGCCATGTCGATCACGGCGGTGCCCGTGCTGTCCCGGATACTCGTCGACCGGGGGATGACGGACACGGCCGCCGGGAACCTCGCGCTGGGGGCCGCGCTGGTCATCGACGGGGTCGGGTGGGTGCTGCTCACCGTCGCCGTCGGGCTGGGTACGGGGCAGGCGGGCGGGCCCGTGGGTGCGGCGCAGGCGCTGCTGTTCGCCGGGGTGGTCGCGCTGGCCCTGCGGGCGGTGCTGCGGGCGGCCGCCGTACGGCGGTTCTTCGGCGAACGGCCCGGGCTCGCCGCCCCGTTGATCGCCTCGGTGGCCCTGGCGACGGCCCTGGAGACGGAGCGGCTGGGCATGACGGCGGTGGTCGGGGCGGCCCTGGTCGGGCTGGGTGTCCCCCGGGGCGGGCAGGGGGCGGAGCCCTGGGAGGGGGCGGTGGCGCGGGTGTCGCGGGCCGGGCTCGCGCTGACACCGGTGTTCTTCGTGGTGACCGGGGTGACCGTACTGACCGGGGCGTTCGCCGCCACCTCGTGGACGCTGATCGCCGCGACCCTCGTCCTGGGGCTGGCGGGCAAGCTGACCGGGGGGTACTGGGGGGCGCGGTCCGCCGGTCTCGGGACGGCGGACGCGCTGCGCGTGGGGGCACTGATGAACACCCGGGGGCTGACCGAGCTGATCGTGCTCCAGGCCGGTCACCGGGCGGGCATCCTGTCCGCTCCCCTGATGCTCGCGCTGGTGGTGATGGCGTTGGTGACCACGGCCGCGACCGGGCCGCTGCTCGGGCTGGTGAACCGTACGGCGGGAAGGAGCGGGCCGGTGGACGGGATTGCCGTGCCGGCCCGCTGA
- a CDS encoding NHLP bacteriocin export ABC transporter permease/ATPase subunit: MNTPAPTPAPAPVPASAPAPAPTPAPAPLPAPTRTFCLDAPDQLLYVESGAADLFAVDRGTDTDRAGRRHFLCRAEAGALLLCGTSDTRRHTVVARPVLDSRLTPLPLSVLDDIRAGRATLPQPPGTRPVELDHARLLDGLTDGLTALAGALPGSLPPRQFTSLGPSGTTELAERAVTRSVDGLRFVRVVSGQLDLGDPATENGTPDNPGTETDALPLEPAGPGAVVCLTERDWLRARTPARLTTASLLDVYRQGRLVAVLTEHAARLRATVDHRIAVLRTRESTELAVRAAKDDAVLSSTVRSFDAVLHDTEARVRLADVAADPPLLAAVRLVASRQGFSVRPPVRGSGQRRSDGDDLRAIALASGVRTRTVRVDGRWWATDLGPMVGYRTAGRPVALLPLGHGYVMVDDGRITPVTDGTAPLLRNQAVVLYRPLPETVRDVPSLLRFGLSPSLGHGRDLARFAVTAVLVALIGLVIPVMTGKVLGTFVTAAARDLIVQGALVVMASGLVTAALSVVQNLAVLRMESRAGAAMQAGLWNRLLSLPAAFFTRYSTGELGTTVLGVTAAQELLSGMLTTAVLALTTGLANLTLVFFYDVRLALLAVALTGFGVLVAAVTGRLQLRWARREYRHEQAMSAMVFQLLTAMPKLRVAAAEERAFAEWTRLAAHGHTLSARVRRIQNAVTTFNAGFPLVCSAIVFAVTAGLLHGQIPLASFLPFYAAFNLLLSAGLQFTAAAVTAVGTVPMLEKLAPILEATPENDGSKADPGDLSGRVAVSHLSFRYGQDGPLVLDDVSLSARPGEFIAVVGASGSGKSTLLRLLLGFETPLSGSVLYDGQDLAELDISAVRRQCGVVLQNGALQPGGIQANIVGSAGHTLDDAWTAAEMAGLADDIRAMPMGMDTVLSEGTNTLSGGQRQRLMIARALVARPRLVFFDEATSALDNPTQSLVAESTRQLNATRLVIAHRLSTVIDADRIVVMEGGRIVQQGTYEQLLAETDGPFARLANPQLA, encoded by the coding sequence GTGAACACCCCCGCCCCGACCCCAGCACCAGCCCCCGTCCCAGCCTCAGCACCAGCCCCCGCCCCGACCCCAGCACCAGCCCCCCTCCCTGCCCCCACCCGCACCTTCTGCCTCGACGCCCCCGACCAGCTCCTCTACGTCGAGTCGGGGGCCGCCGACCTCTTCGCCGTCGACCGGGGCACCGACACCGACCGCGCCGGACGCCGCCACTTCCTGTGCCGCGCCGAGGCCGGGGCCCTGCTGCTCTGCGGGACCTCCGACACCCGGCGGCACACCGTCGTCGCCCGGCCCGTGCTCGACTCCCGGCTCACCCCACTGCCCCTGTCCGTACTGGACGACATCCGGGCGGGCCGCGCCACCCTCCCGCAGCCCCCCGGCACCCGCCCCGTCGAACTGGACCACGCCCGCCTCCTCGACGGGCTCACCGACGGCCTCACCGCCCTCGCCGGGGCCCTCCCCGGCTCGCTGCCGCCCCGCCAGTTCACCTCCCTCGGCCCGTCCGGGACCACCGAGCTCGCCGAGCGCGCCGTGACCCGGTCCGTCGACGGTCTGCGCTTCGTCCGCGTGGTGTCGGGGCAGCTCGACCTCGGCGACCCGGCCACCGAGAACGGCACCCCCGACAACCCGGGCACCGAGACCGACGCACTGCCCCTAGAGCCTGCGGGCCCCGGAGCCGTGGTCTGCCTCACCGAACGCGACTGGCTGCGCGCCCGCACCCCCGCCCGCCTCACCACCGCCTCCCTCCTCGACGTCTACCGCCAGGGCCGCCTCGTCGCCGTGCTCACCGAGCACGCCGCGCGGCTGCGCGCCACCGTCGACCACCGCATCGCCGTCCTGCGCACCCGCGAAAGCACCGAACTCGCGGTGCGCGCGGCCAAGGACGACGCCGTCCTGTCCAGCACCGTCCGCAGCTTCGACGCCGTCCTGCACGACACCGAGGCCCGCGTCCGGCTCGCCGACGTCGCCGCCGACCCGCCCCTCCTCGCCGCCGTCCGCCTGGTCGCGTCCCGACAGGGCTTCTCCGTACGGCCTCCCGTACGCGGCAGCGGACAGCGCAGGTCCGACGGCGACGACCTGCGCGCCATCGCCCTCGCCTCAGGGGTGCGCACCCGTACCGTCCGCGTCGACGGCCGCTGGTGGGCCACCGACCTCGGCCCCATGGTCGGCTACCGCACGGCGGGCCGCCCCGTCGCGCTCCTGCCGCTGGGCCACGGCTACGTCATGGTCGACGACGGCCGCATCACCCCCGTCACCGACGGCACCGCCCCCCTCCTGCGCAACCAGGCCGTCGTCCTCTACCGCCCCCTCCCTGAAACCGTCCGGGACGTCCCGAGCCTGCTGCGCTTCGGCCTCTCACCGTCTCTCGGGCACGGCCGTGACCTGGCCAGATTCGCCGTGACCGCCGTCCTGGTCGCCCTGATCGGGCTGGTCATCCCGGTGATGACCGGCAAGGTCCTGGGGACCTTCGTCACCGCCGCCGCCCGCGACCTCATCGTGCAGGGCGCGCTGGTCGTCATGGCCTCGGGCCTGGTGACCGCCGCCCTCTCCGTCGTCCAGAACCTCGCCGTACTCCGGATGGAGAGCCGGGCGGGCGCCGCCATGCAGGCCGGACTCTGGAACCGCCTCCTCTCCCTCCCCGCCGCCTTCTTCACCCGCTACTCCACCGGTGAACTCGGCACCACCGTCCTGGGTGTCACCGCCGCCCAGGAACTCCTCTCCGGCATGCTCACCACCGCCGTACTCGCCCTGACGACCGGCCTCGCCAACCTCACGCTGGTCTTCTTCTACGACGTACGCCTGGCCCTGCTCGCCGTCGCCCTCACCGGCTTCGGCGTCCTCGTCGCCGCCGTCACCGGACGCCTCCAACTGCGCTGGGCCCGTCGCGAGTACCGGCACGAACAGGCCATGTCCGCCATGGTCTTCCAGCTGCTCACCGCCATGCCCAAGCTGCGCGTCGCCGCCGCCGAGGAGCGGGCCTTCGCCGAGTGGACCCGGCTCGCCGCCCACGGCCACACCCTCTCCGCCCGGGTCCGCCGCATCCAGAACGCGGTCACCACCTTCAACGCGGGCTTCCCGCTGGTGTGTTCGGCGATCGTGTTCGCCGTGACGGCGGGACTGCTGCACGGGCAGATCCCGCTCGCGTCCTTCCTGCCGTTCTACGCCGCCTTCAACCTGCTGCTGTCGGCGGGACTCCAGTTCACCGCCGCCGCGGTCACGGCCGTGGGCACCGTACCGATGCTGGAGAAACTCGCGCCGATCCTGGAAGCGACCCCCGAGAACGACGGCAGCAAGGCCGACCCCGGCGACCTCTCCGGCCGCGTAGCGGTCTCCCACCTCTCCTTCCGGTACGGGCAGGACGGCCCGCTCGTCCTCGACGACGTCAGCCTCAGCGCCCGGCCGGGCGAGTTCATCGCCGTCGTCGGCGCGTCGGGCAGCGGCAAGTCCACCTTGCTGCGCCTGCTGCTCGGCTTCGAGACCCCGCTCTCCGGGAGTGTGCTGTACGACGGCCAGGACCTCGCCGAGCTGGACATCTCGGCGGTGCGCCGCCAGTGCGGGGTCGTCCTCCAGAACGGCGCGCTCCAGCCGGGCGGCATCCAGGCCAACATCGTCGGCTCCGCCGGACACACCCTCGACGACGCCTGGACGGCCGCGGAGATGGCGGGCCTCGCCGACGACATCCGGGCCATGCCGATGGGCATGGACACCGTCCTGTCCGAGGGCACCAACACCCTCTCCGGCGGCCAGCGCCAACGCCTCATGATCGCCAGGGCGTTGGTGGCCCGCCCCCGCCTCGTCTTCTTCGACGAGGCGACCAGCGCCCTCGACAACCCCACCCAGAGCCTCGTCGCCGAGAGCACCCGGCAGCTCAACGCCACCCGGCTCGTCATCGCCCACCGCCTGTCCACCGTCATCGATGCGGACCGCATCGTGGTCATGGAGGGCGGCCGGATCGTCCAGCAGGGCACCTACGAACAACTCCTCGCGGAGACGGACGGCCCCTTCGCCCGCCTGGCCAACCCCCAACTGGCATGA
- a CDS encoding NHLP family bacteriocin export ABC transporter peptidase/permease/ATPase subunit yields the protein MTDTKIPPKPSPVPQPEAVRRPRRAASRARRRARRRAHRVPTVLQMESVECGAASLAMVLAHYGRHVPLEELRALCGVSRDGAKASSLIAAARSFGMVARGFQAEVDLLRAQTGPVIIFWAFQHFMVVEGISTRFGRTLVAVNDPAGGPRLMEWAEFDSGFTGIMLTFEPGPDFRPGGRRTSTAAALLGRRLPSGRALPLVLLASLLLVVPGIIGAAYQRVFIDRIIGAGSTGGVLPLLGAMSGTALMIFVLTSVQQHYLLRMEIRAGLIGSARFFRHLLRLPIEFFLQRRPAEVAKRVAGNDTVAMILSRDLAATVINLILVVFYGGLMLRYDALLGAIGLSSVALNVVVLQLVARSRKDAVGALRTDRGNLVGTTFATLSTIESVKATGAEPDAFTRWAGFLAKVTSAQQRLGQATAVLIVVPPLLAVVNIGVLLLVGGLRVVDGALSVGLLLTFQTLLAALSRPVTQLTNLGSRLQDLDADLKRIHDVEKYPQARIFDPPVADSPAALVKGSPAAPARNAPPGPGDTPANRLDGELTLHDVTFGYGPLAPPVVTGLSLTVAPGSRTAIVGGSGSGKSTVGRLLTGLYEPRSGRILLGGRPREEIGRTVLAASMAYVDQDIALFAGTVRDNLTLWDDTVPDEVVLDALHDAAVFDEVMARPGGLNATVWEHGGNFSGGQRQRLELARALAARPTLLVLDEATSALDPATERTVMDNLRRRGCACLIIAHRLSTVRDADEIVVLDRGRVAERGTHDELVAAGGNYASLFESSTAGERDAL from the coding sequence ATGACCGACACGAAGATCCCCCCGAAGCCGTCCCCCGTCCCGCAGCCGGAGGCCGTACGCCGCCCCCGCCGCGCCGCGTCCCGGGCCCGGAGGCGGGCCAGGCGCAGGGCCCACCGCGTGCCGACCGTCCTCCAGATGGAGTCCGTCGAGTGCGGCGCGGCCAGCCTCGCCATGGTGCTGGCCCACTACGGACGCCACGTACCCCTGGAGGAGCTGCGCGCCCTGTGCGGCGTCTCCCGGGACGGCGCCAAGGCCAGCTCGCTGATCGCCGCCGCCCGCTCCTTCGGCATGGTCGCCCGAGGCTTCCAGGCCGAGGTGGACCTGCTGCGCGCCCAGACGGGACCCGTGATCATCTTCTGGGCCTTCCAGCACTTCATGGTGGTCGAGGGCATCTCCACCCGCTTCGGCCGGACCCTGGTCGCCGTCAACGACCCGGCGGGCGGGCCGCGCCTGATGGAGTGGGCGGAGTTCGACTCGGGCTTCACCGGGATCATGCTCACCTTCGAGCCGGGCCCCGACTTCCGCCCCGGCGGACGCCGCACCTCCACCGCCGCCGCCCTGCTCGGCCGCCGTCTGCCGTCGGGCCGGGCGCTCCCGCTGGTCCTCCTGGCGAGCCTGCTCCTCGTCGTCCCCGGCATCATCGGGGCCGCCTACCAGCGCGTCTTCATCGACCGGATCATCGGAGCCGGCTCCACGGGCGGGGTGCTGCCCCTGCTCGGGGCCATGTCGGGCACCGCCCTGATGATCTTCGTCCTGACCTCCGTCCAGCAGCACTACCTGCTCCGGATGGAGATCCGTGCGGGCCTGATCGGCTCGGCCCGCTTCTTCCGGCATCTGCTGCGCCTGCCCATCGAGTTCTTCCTCCAGCGCAGGCCCGCCGAGGTCGCCAAGCGGGTCGCGGGCAACGACACCGTCGCGATGATCCTCTCCCGCGACCTCGCCGCCACCGTGATCAACCTGATCCTGGTCGTCTTCTACGGCGGCCTGATGCTCCGCTACGACGCCCTGCTCGGCGCGATCGGCCTGTCGTCCGTAGCCCTCAACGTGGTCGTCCTCCAACTGGTCGCCCGCTCCCGCAAGGACGCCGTCGGCGCGTTGCGCACGGACCGGGGCAACCTGGTCGGCACCACCTTCGCGACCCTCTCCACCATCGAGTCGGTCAAGGCGACCGGAGCCGAACCCGACGCCTTCACCCGCTGGGCGGGCTTCCTCGCCAAGGTCACCTCCGCGCAGCAACGCCTGGGCCAGGCCACGGCCGTCCTCATCGTCGTCCCGCCGCTGCTCGCCGTCGTCAACATCGGCGTGCTCCTCCTCGTCGGCGGTCTGCGCGTGGTCGACGGCGCGCTGAGCGTCGGCCTCCTCCTCACGTTCCAGACCCTGCTGGCGGCCCTCAGCCGCCCGGTCACCCAGCTCACCAACCTGGGCAGCCGCCTCCAGGACCTGGACGCCGACCTCAAGCGCATCCACGACGTCGAGAAGTACCCCCAGGCCCGCATCTTCGACCCTCCCGTCGCGGACTCACCCGCCGCACTCGTCAAGGGTTCGCCCGCCGCGCCCGCCAGGAACGCGCCCCCGGGCCCCGGCGACACCCCCGCCAACCGCCTCGACGGCGAACTCACCCTCCACGACGTCACCTTCGGCTACGGCCCCCTCGCCCCACCCGTCGTCACCGGCCTCAGCCTCACCGTCGCCCCCGGCTCCCGCACGGCGATCGTCGGCGGCTCCGGCAGCGGAAAGTCCACCGTCGGCCGCCTCCTGACCGGCCTGTACGAGCCCCGTTCCGGCCGGATCCTGCTCGGCGGCCGCCCCCGCGAGGAGATCGGCCGCACCGTCCTCGCCGCCTCCATGGCGTACGTCGACCAGGACATCGCCCTCTTCGCCGGTACGGTCCGCGACAACCTGACCCTCTGGGACGACACGGTCCCCGACGAGGTCGTCCTCGACGCGCTGCACGACGCCGCGGTCTTCGACGAGGTCATGGCCCGCCCCGGCGGCCTCAACGCCACCGTCTGGGAACACGGCGGCAACTTCAGCGGCGGCCAGCGCCAACGCCTCGAACTGGCCCGCGCCCTGGCCGCCCGCCCCACCCTCCTGGTCCTCGACGAAGCGACCAGCGCCCTGGACCCCGCCACCGAACGGACCGTCATGGACAACCTGCGCCGCCGGGGCTGCGCCTGCCTGATCATCGCCCACCGCCTGTCCACGGTCCGCGACGCCGACGAGATCGTCGTACTCGACCGGGGCAGGGTCGCCGAACGCGGCACCCACGACGAACTCGTCGCAGCGGGCGGCAACTACGCGTCGCTCTTCGAGTCGAGCACGGCGGGGGAGCGTGACGCCCTGTGA
- a CDS encoding HlyD family efflux transporter periplasmic adaptor subunit, which yields MGGETTVQFRYQALQRKREPDELDAPVLLAAPRGWIAVFVVMIVMAGACVWAAFARLDVTVDAPGVLSHPAGTSQVQSPYTGMARELLVRPAQEVSAGQPVARLTDDAGRVRTVTSPFAGKVISATMTSGQLVRVGATLATVERTDLPGDRLVALVFVPADQAARLAPGRPVSLSVSTAPPAAYGLLRGKVARIDPYPLTKEALASLVGGDLAADGYHRGQAPRLVTVDLIRDRESASGYTWSTTHTPPVALASQTSVTASIELRTQSPFDLVLGR from the coding sequence GTGGGGGGAGAGACCACCGTGCAGTTCCGCTACCAGGCTTTGCAGCGCAAGCGGGAACCCGACGAGCTGGACGCACCGGTCCTGCTCGCCGCGCCCCGAGGCTGGATCGCCGTCTTCGTCGTCATGATCGTGATGGCAGGGGCCTGCGTCTGGGCCGCGTTCGCCCGCCTCGACGTCACCGTCGACGCCCCGGGCGTCCTCAGCCACCCCGCCGGAACCAGCCAAGTGCAGAGCCCCTACACGGGGATGGCCCGCGAACTGCTCGTGCGCCCCGCCCAGGAAGTGAGCGCGGGCCAGCCCGTCGCCCGCCTGACGGACGACGCGGGAAGGGTGCGCACCGTCACCAGCCCGTTCGCCGGAAAGGTCATCAGCGCCACCATGACCAGCGGCCAGCTCGTCCGGGTCGGCGCCACCCTCGCCACCGTCGAACGCACCGACCTGCCGGGCGACCGCCTCGTCGCCCTGGTCTTCGTCCCCGCCGACCAGGCCGCCCGGCTGGCCCCCGGCCGTCCCGTCTCACTGTCCGTGTCGACCGCGCCCCCGGCCGCGTACGGCCTGCTGCGCGGGAAGGTCGCCCGGATCGACCCGTACCCGCTCACTAAGGAGGCCCTCGCCTCGCTGGTCGGCGGCGACCTCGCGGCCGACGGCTACCACAGGGGCCAGGCCCCGAGGCTGGTCACCGTGGACCTGATCCGCGACCGGGAATCGGCGTCCGGCTACACCTGGTCGACCACCCACACCCCGCCCGTCGCGCTCGCTTCACAGACGTCGGTCACGGCCTCGATCGAGCTGCGCACCCAGTCGCCGTTCGACCTGGTCCTGGGCCGCTGA